From a region of the Gossypium raimondii isolate GPD5lz chromosome 10, ASM2569854v1, whole genome shotgun sequence genome:
- the LOC105777478 gene encoding probable polygalacturonase isoform X1, translated as MKMPVALLLLLALCNAIKIHGEESNGLCDVNLTLRSRPHSVSILEFGAVGDGKTLNTIAFQNAIFYLKSFADKGGAQLYVPPGRWLTGSFNLTSHLTLFLEKGAVILGSQDPSHWDIVEPLPSYGPGTELPGKRYRSLVNGYMLRDVVITGDNGTIDGQGSVWWEWFTSHSLNYSCPHLVEFVSSESILVSNITFLNAPAYNMHPVYCSHVHIHHITVYAPPGSPYTVGIVPDSSDNVCIEDCSISMGYDAIALKSGWDEYGIAYGRPTANVHIRRVQLQSFSGSSLAFGSQMSGGISDVQVQQLHLYDSLTGIEFRTTKGRGGYIKEIAISDVNMLNIKTAFGANGHFGSHPDDKFDPDALPLVAKITIQNIIGTNISMAGNFTGIEESPFTSICLSNVSLSINSASSSPWQCSYVSGFSESVFPEPCSELNNPDASSSCFSLLKPNGRAAVL; from the exons ATGAAGATGCCA GTGGCATTGCTGTTGCTGCTGGCATTGTGCAATGCAATCAAAATTCATGGAGAAGAAAGCAATGGGCTGTGTGATGTTAATCTAACATTGCGCTCAAGACCACATAGTGTATCCATATTGGAATTTGGTGCTGTTGGAGATGGCAAAACCTTGAATACCATTGCCTTCCAAAATGCCATTTTCTATCTTAAGTCTTTTGCTGACAAAGGTGGTGCACAACTTTATGTGCCGCCGGGAAGATGGCTTACCGGAAGTTTCAATCTTACAAGCCATCTCACTCTCTTCTTGGAAAAGGGTGCAGTGATTCTTGGATCTCAG GATCCATCTCATTGGGACATTGTTGAACCTTTACCATCTTATGGCCCAGGAACTGAACTTCCTGGAAAGAGATATCGGAGTTTGGTAAATGGGTATATGTTGCGTGATGTCGTAATAACCG GTGATAATGGAACCATAGATGGACAGGGCTCAGTTTGGTGGGAATGGTTCACATCTCATTCTTTAAACTACAGCTGCCCTCACCTTGTGGAATTTGTGTCTTCTGAATCTATACTTGTTTCGAACATTACTTTCCTTAACGCCCCTGCATATAACATGCATCCAGTCTATTGCAG CCATGTGCACATTCATCACATAACGGTCTATGCTCCACCAGGATCACCATATACTGTTGGTATAGTCCCAG ATTCTTCAGATAACGTTTGCATTGAGGACTGTAGCATTAGTATGGGTTATGATGCAATTGCCCTCAAGAGTGGCTGGGATGAATATGGCATTGCTTATGGCAGACCTACCGCAAATGTCCATATCAGGAGGGTCCAACTTCAGTCATTCTCAGGCTCTTCTCTTGCCTTTGGTAGTCAAATGTCTGGTGGCATTTCGGACGTTCAAGTGCAGCAGCTCCACCTCTATGACTCATTAACTGGTATTGAGTTTAGAACAACAAAGGGTAGGGGTGGTTATATTAAAGAGATTGCTATATCAGATGTTAACATGCTAAACATTAAAACGGCGTTTGGGGCCAATGGGCATTTTGGATCCCATCCGGATGACAAGTTTGATCCTGATGCTCTTCCACTAGTAGCGAAAATCACCATCCAGAATATTATTGGAACAAACATCAGTATGGCTGGAAACTTCACAGGAATTGAAGAATCTCCCTTCACCTCTATTTGTCTATCCAACGTTTCCTTATCAATCAACTCTGCCTCATCTAGCCCTTGGCAATGTTCATATGTTTCAGGCTTTTCAGAGTCTGTCTTCCCTGAACCATGTTCTGAACTAAACAACCCAGATGCTTCTTCATCATGCTTTTCCCTCCTGAAGCCTAATGGAAGAGCTGCAGTCTTATGA
- the LOC105777478 gene encoding probable polygalacturonase isoform X2 — translation MSKVCIFLCLDKLARCFLFLALQHYKVALLLLLALCNAIKIHGEESNGLCDVNLTLRSRPHSVSILEFGAVGDGKTLNTIAFQNAIFYLKSFADKGGAQLYVPPGRWLTGSFNLTSHLTLFLEKGAVILGSQDPSHWDIVEPLPSYGPGTELPGKRYRSLVNGYMLRDVVITGDNGTIDGQGSVWWEWFTSHSLNYSCPHLVEFVSSESILVSNITFLNAPAYNMHPVYCSHVHIHHITVYAPPGSPYTVGIVPDSSDNVCIEDCSISMGYDAIALKSGWDEYGIAYGRPTANVHIRRVQLQSFSGSSLAFGSQMSGGISDVQVQQLHLYDSLTGIEFRTTKGRGGYIKEIAISDVNMLNIKTAFGANGHFGSHPDDKFDPDALPLVAKITIQNIIGTNISMAGNFTGIEESPFTSICLSNVSLSINSASSSPWQCSYVSGFSESVFPEPCSELNNPDASSSCFSLLKPNGRAAVL, via the exons atgtcCAAAGTTtgcatttttctttgtttagaCAAACTGGCTAGATGTTTCCTCTTTTTGGCCTTACAGCATTACAAG GTGGCATTGCTGTTGCTGCTGGCATTGTGCAATGCAATCAAAATTCATGGAGAAGAAAGCAATGGGCTGTGTGATGTTAATCTAACATTGCGCTCAAGACCACATAGTGTATCCATATTGGAATTTGGTGCTGTTGGAGATGGCAAAACCTTGAATACCATTGCCTTCCAAAATGCCATTTTCTATCTTAAGTCTTTTGCTGACAAAGGTGGTGCACAACTTTATGTGCCGCCGGGAAGATGGCTTACCGGAAGTTTCAATCTTACAAGCCATCTCACTCTCTTCTTGGAAAAGGGTGCAGTGATTCTTGGATCTCAG GATCCATCTCATTGGGACATTGTTGAACCTTTACCATCTTATGGCCCAGGAACTGAACTTCCTGGAAAGAGATATCGGAGTTTGGTAAATGGGTATATGTTGCGTGATGTCGTAATAACCG GTGATAATGGAACCATAGATGGACAGGGCTCAGTTTGGTGGGAATGGTTCACATCTCATTCTTTAAACTACAGCTGCCCTCACCTTGTGGAATTTGTGTCTTCTGAATCTATACTTGTTTCGAACATTACTTTCCTTAACGCCCCTGCATATAACATGCATCCAGTCTATTGCAG CCATGTGCACATTCATCACATAACGGTCTATGCTCCACCAGGATCACCATATACTGTTGGTATAGTCCCAG ATTCTTCAGATAACGTTTGCATTGAGGACTGTAGCATTAGTATGGGTTATGATGCAATTGCCCTCAAGAGTGGCTGGGATGAATATGGCATTGCTTATGGCAGACCTACCGCAAATGTCCATATCAGGAGGGTCCAACTTCAGTCATTCTCAGGCTCTTCTCTTGCCTTTGGTAGTCAAATGTCTGGTGGCATTTCGGACGTTCAAGTGCAGCAGCTCCACCTCTATGACTCATTAACTGGTATTGAGTTTAGAACAACAAAGGGTAGGGGTGGTTATATTAAAGAGATTGCTATATCAGATGTTAACATGCTAAACATTAAAACGGCGTTTGGGGCCAATGGGCATTTTGGATCCCATCCGGATGACAAGTTTGATCCTGATGCTCTTCCACTAGTAGCGAAAATCACCATCCAGAATATTATTGGAACAAACATCAGTATGGCTGGAAACTTCACAGGAATTGAAGAATCTCCCTTCACCTCTATTTGTCTATCCAACGTTTCCTTATCAATCAACTCTGCCTCATCTAGCCCTTGGCAATGTTCATATGTTTCAGGCTTTTCAGAGTCTGTCTTCCCTGAACCATGTTCTGAACTAAACAACCCAGATGCTTCTTCATCATGCTTTTCCCTCCTGAAGCCTAATGGAAGAGCTGCAGTCTTATGA
- the LOC105775864 gene encoding heavy metal-associated isoprenylated plant protein 7: MVPKFERPPVTQINVRMDCNGCVHKIKKALHGIHGIYHVHPDIAQQKLTVIGMADPEIIVKAIRKTRKMATICSYLEPTEPPPEVGSAALEGENPPPPEEQPKDEPPPENPQSELAETDAHANQKPPPKDVDHSYGGPWSRHHNSQIFQHELPPQPAAFVTHCYNTYMPSPYVTEYQYVHSPPRYVQYSRVGHCNEDYHNYYINGSNIDDNGNGSIASLFSDDNPNACTIM, translated from the exons AGACCTCCAGTCACCCAAATCAATGTCCGAATGGACTGCAATGGATGTGTTCACAAGATCAAGAAGGCGCTACATGGCATTCATG GTATATATCATGTTCATCCTGATATTGCTCAACAGAAGTTGACTGTAATAGGAATGGCGGATCCAGAAATAATAGTTAAGGCAATTAGGAAAACTAGGAAGATGGCAACTATCTGTTCTTATTTAGAGCCAACAGAACCACCGCCTGAAGTTGGTTCAGCAGCTCTGGAGGGAGAAAATCCGCCACCACCTGAAGAACAACCAAAAGATGAACCGCCACCGGAGAATCCACAATCGGAGCTGGCGGAAACTGATGCCCATGCCAACCAGAAACCACCACCGAAAGATGTCGATCATAGCTATGGAGGGCCCTGGAGCAGACACCACAATAGCCAAATTTTCCAGCATGAATTACCACCTCAACCAGCTGCCTTTGTAACTCACTGCTACAACACATACATGCCATCACCATATGTGACAGAATACCAATATGTTCATTCACCACCACGGTACGTGCAATATAGTAGGGTTGGTCACTGCAATGAAGACTATCACAATTATTACATCAATGGCAGCAACATCGATGACAATGGCAATGGAAGTATTGCATCACTGTTTAGTGATGACAACCCCAACGCTTGTACGATAATGTAG